A genomic window from Chloroflexia bacterium SDU3-3 includes:
- a CDS encoding ferritin-like domain-containing protein → MDRQTLINHLNEDLAGELSAIIQYITYAAKCTGPYRPQLSQFFLAEVPDEQGHAQFLANKIVALGGEPTTVARPVAAAETNREMLEAVLAAERKATKDYTARAIEAEAAGEKGLAIQLENMILDESGHAEETERILRDWPL, encoded by the coding sequence GTGGATCGACAGACTCTGATCAACCACCTGAATGAAGATCTCGCCGGCGAGCTGAGCGCGATCATCCAGTACATCACCTACGCGGCCAAGTGCACCGGCCCCTACCGCCCGCAGCTGTCCCAGTTCTTCCTGGCCGAGGTCCCCGACGAGCAGGGCCACGCCCAGTTTCTCGCCAACAAGATCGTGGCCCTGGGCGGCGAGCCGACCACCGTGGCCCGCCCGGTGGCCGCCGCCGAGACCAACCGCGAGATGCTGGAGGCCGTGCTGGCCGCCGAGCGCAAGGCCACCAAGGACTACACCGCCCGCGCCATCGAGGCCGAGGCGGCGGGCGAGAAGGGCCTGGCCATCCAGCTGGAGAATATGATCTTGGATGAGAGCGGCCACGCCGAGGAGACCGAGCGTATCCTGCGCGACTGGCCGCTGTAG